A window of the Puniceicoccus vermicola genome harbors these coding sequences:
- a CDS encoding AI-2E family transporter, giving the protein MKLLRVAMAMIIVFLVFHLLYVGQSLLLPLVIAGAVAYLISIFGRTISSVRIGKWSIPHPLAVVLALAVILLSLSFVVQLITVNIGKVVNAAPGYQQNLEVLINKGYTFFGVEQAPNLKEFLGQFDVRKYLQSFGGTVRALLSSTGIIIVYLVFLLLEQRTFPGKIRSLVTDPDRQDDTFAIMEKIRDDIRLYIGIKVLTSAATGLLSYLVLHFVGVSFASFWAVLIFLLNFIPTIGSIIATAFPSLLALVQFETMGPFIVTASVLTTIQFCVGSLIEPKLMGNRLNLSPIIILVSLGLWGSIWGIPGMFLCVPITVIIMIVCSYFPETRFVAILLSGNGKVGGLNRQISDLSDHQSGEERELDLAKE; this is encoded by the coding sequence ATGAAGCTTCTCCGTGTTGCGATGGCGATGATCATCGTTTTTCTGGTTTTTCATCTTCTTTATGTCGGGCAGTCGCTCCTTCTTCCGTTGGTGATTGCGGGGGCTGTCGCCTATTTGATCAGTATTTTTGGGCGGACCATTTCTTCCGTTCGGATTGGAAAGTGGTCGATTCCGCATCCCTTGGCTGTGGTCTTGGCCTTGGCGGTTATTTTGCTTTCCCTGAGTTTCGTGGTTCAGTTGATCACGGTCAATATCGGCAAGGTGGTTAATGCGGCCCCTGGGTATCAGCAGAATCTCGAGGTTCTGATCAACAAGGGCTATACCTTTTTCGGAGTAGAGCAGGCTCCGAATCTTAAGGAGTTTCTCGGGCAATTTGACGTTCGGAAGTATCTGCAGAGTTTTGGAGGAACCGTTCGGGCTCTCCTCAGTAGTACGGGCATTATCATTGTTTATTTGGTTTTTCTCCTTCTCGAACAGCGGACGTTTCCCGGGAAGATTCGTTCTCTGGTGACTGATCCGGATCGTCAGGATGACACCTTCGCGATCATGGAGAAAATTCGGGATGATATCCGCCTCTACATCGGGATTAAGGTTCTGACAAGTGCGGCCACGGGCCTTTTGAGTTACCTCGTCCTCCACTTTGTCGGGGTTTCTTTTGCCAGTTTCTGGGCGGTTTTGATCTTTCTTTTGAATTTCATTCCCACGATCGGCTCCATCATTGCTACGGCTTTTCCCTCCCTGCTCGCCTTGGTTCAGTTTGAAACCATGGGTCCCTTCATTGTCACGGCCTCGGTATTGACTACGATACAGTTCTGCGTTGGCAGTTTGATCGAGCCGAAGTTGATGGGGAATCGTTTGAATCTCAGCCCGATCATTATTCTCGTGTCGCTCGGTCTTTGGGGGTCCATCTGGGGCATCCCGGGAATGTTCCTCTGCGTGCCGATCACCGTGATCATTATGATTGTCTGTTCCTATTTTCCCGAAACTCGATTCGTTGCCATTCTTCTATCGGGCAACGGAAAGGTAGGAGGTTTGAATCGGCAGATTTCGGATCTCTCCGACCATCAGTCGGGAGAAGAAAGGGAGCTCGATTTGGCGAAAGAATAG
- a CDS encoding polysaccharide deacetylase family protein, which produces MIPILFFQRLPIVALSLTSFCSPDLFASDSDLRFYTREVRIQTSDYTGKLTLCPLYDDRELAITTRWDDSNPRHYRMLKLMGDYGFHGTLYMNHGMNGEKSLDFDQLKALDADLGAHSMTHPRLATNLSINQMFWEVAEIRAILESERDQPINSYCFSDGNFRNRARPFMQGEIAKSLQRVGYTHNVYARFAESIPDELDAVSTVSPISAGDKNPSMKKFDQRFEQIMSDPNEWYAEAPCVSIGVHVWLYNDESWGEMEEIYKKYANRENWWYCDQSDYAAYQKLLKHTSWAVTDRKDNEVTYEIRVPYASDLGSNSPLSLRFSVPNSRVFVDGELVMARSDDEGTIFHLLPPDFAQIPREISYFRNLTNQPSQPAGSASETSLRAWLYLGANDQLQLQISNRSSVSVEEVRLSYILPPKYENPLAENLVGIASGETLKLERPLKVIGSGEYLWGVPYLLCQIDYLANGQAERVFVSTFDQAVQPPYEAGFRDDSFVSGIFTDLSISERAAELSEPGAAKLASLAWYGPTEMERLMYNRYVLATDLRLSDELESAPSGERYYFIIRELVSDQGGVLVSRSFARLKGVYLNGRKVPKSERGNIPIQPGLNRFVTIHKVNNRTDRKRDYFTYEVRSH; this is translated from the coding sequence ATGATTCCTATACTCTTTTTTCAGCGCCTTCCAATAGTGGCACTGAGTTTAACCTCCTTTTGCTCTCCTGACCTCTTCGCCTCTGATTCTGATCTGCGTTTCTACACCCGCGAAGTTAGAATTCAAACGAGTGACTATACCGGGAAGCTTACTCTGTGCCCACTTTATGATGACCGGGAATTAGCGATTACAACTCGTTGGGATGATAGTAATCCGCGTCATTACAGGATGCTGAAACTGATGGGTGACTATGGTTTCCATGGAACGCTTTATATGAACCATGGTATGAATGGAGAGAAGTCTTTGGACTTCGATCAACTCAAAGCCCTGGATGCCGACTTGGGAGCTCACTCGATGACGCATCCTCGTTTAGCCACGAATCTATCAATCAATCAGATGTTTTGGGAAGTTGCCGAGATTCGGGCAATTCTTGAATCCGAGCGGGATCAACCGATCAACAGTTATTGTTTTTCCGATGGTAATTTTCGGAACAGAGCCCGGCCCTTTATGCAGGGAGAAATCGCTAAGAGCTTACAACGTGTTGGTTATACTCATAATGTCTATGCACGATTCGCCGAAAGCATACCGGATGAACTCGATGCCGTTTCGACGGTTAGTCCTATTTCTGCCGGTGATAAAAACCCTTCGATGAAGAAGTTCGATCAGCGGTTCGAGCAGATTATGAGCGACCCGAATGAATGGTATGCTGAAGCTCCGTGTGTCTCTATTGGAGTTCATGTTTGGCTGTATAATGATGAGAGTTGGGGTGAAATGGAGGAGATTTACAAGAAATACGCCAATCGAGAGAATTGGTGGTATTGTGACCAGTCAGACTATGCGGCCTATCAAAAACTGTTGAAGCATACCTCATGGGCAGTGACTGATCGGAAGGACAATGAAGTCACCTATGAGATTCGGGTGCCCTATGCATCCGATCTGGGCTCCAATAGTCCTTTGAGCCTTCGCTTCTCAGTGCCCAATTCCAGAGTCTTCGTAGACGGAGAACTTGTCATGGCTCGGTCTGATGACGAGGGGACCATTTTTCATCTGCTGCCTCCTGATTTCGCCCAAATTCCACGGGAAATTTCTTATTTTAGAAATTTGACTAACCAGCCATCGCAACCTGCGGGATCAGCGTCTGAAACTTCATTAAGAGCGTGGCTTTACCTTGGGGCAAATGATCAACTCCAGTTGCAGATATCGAATCGTTCCTCGGTCTCCGTTGAAGAGGTTCGTCTCAGTTATATTTTGCCTCCGAAATACGAGAACCCACTGGCCGAGAATTTGGTCGGTATTGCCAGCGGGGAAACCCTCAAGTTGGAGCGACCGCTTAAAGTGATTGGGTCCGGCGAATATCTTTGGGGTGTGCCTTACTTGCTGTGTCAGATCGATTACCTCGCCAATGGACAAGCAGAGCGAGTGTTCGTTTCTACTTTTGATCAGGCAGTGCAGCCGCCCTATGAGGCCGGGTTTCGAGATGATTCATTCGTTTCGGGAATTTTCACGGATTTGAGTATTTCGGAGAGGGCAGCTGAATTGTCCGAGCCTGGCGCCGCAAAACTTGCGAGTCTCGCTTGGTATGGACCGACAGAAATGGAACGTCTTATGTATAATCGGTATGTTCTCGCAACGGATTTACGACTCAGCGATGAGCTAGAATCTGCCCCATCCGGTGAGCGTTATTATTTCATTATTCGGGAGCTCGTTTCCGATCAAGGGGGAGTGCTGGTTTCAAGGAGCTTCGCCCGCTTGAAGGGGGTCTATTTGAATGGCCGCAAGGTGCCCAAATCTGAGAGAGGAAATATTCCAATTCAACCGGGACTAAATCGATTCGTGACAATTCATAAGGTAAATAATCGGACTGACAGAAAGCGCGATTACTTTACCTATGAAGTTCGCAGTCATTGA
- a CDS encoding GIY-YIG nuclease family protein, which yields MSKEYQVYVLENAKGRRYIGLSEDVDHRLGQHNNGESEWAAFRAPRYLLSR from the coding sequence ATGAGCAAAGAGTATCAAGTTTACGTTCTCGAGAACGCAAAAGGACGTCGTTACATCGGTCTCTCGGAGGATGTTGATCATCGTCTCGGTCAACACAATAACGGTGAGTCGGAATGGGCCGCCTTTCGGGCGCCGCGGTATCTTCTCTCTAGGTAG
- a CDS encoding GIY-YIG nuclease family protein produces MSKEYQVYVLENAKERRYIGLSEDVDHRLGQHNNGESKWTAKHGPWKLIWTSSRLSLSEARKLENKMKRQKSGIGLQVIMDEYSGSSGS; encoded by the coding sequence ATGAGCAAAGAGTATCAAGTTTACGTCCTCGAGAACGCAAAAGAACGTCGCTACATCGGCCTTTCGGAGGATGTTGATCATCGTCTCGGTCAACACAATAACGGTGAGTCAAAGTGGACAGCAAAGCATGGTCCCTGGAAGCTTATTTGGACGAGCAGCCGACTTTCGCTTTCCGAGGCGAGAAAGCTCGAAAATAAGATGAAGCGACAGAAGAGCGGGATCGGCCTGCAAGTAATCATGGATGAGTATAGCGGCTCGTCAGGCTCATAA